A genomic segment from Aegilops tauschii subsp. strangulata cultivar AL8/78 chromosome 1, Aet v6.0, whole genome shotgun sequence encodes:
- the LOC141027686 gene encoding uncharacterized protein, whose product MATPSSFMDLLQNAEVDLRAPPLEPFRVGDDLEEDEEDEGDDEEEVAEIGEEAFTAASRPHARSTNYTEAEDILLVRAWAAVGMDASTDTDQTGKRYWQRIEDNYCRIKPKNSGFISRTYRSLQGRWELMKPACARWSAAMDQVRDAPPSGTVESDYETIAGMRYKEMAASKGKPFPFKHVWAILQTFDKWKLRDQETAPKKSAMLRMDDSEDEEERNLGKPEGTKKGKLRLLITEKKKEVKLAQVEAKREEAKRKADLEERMIKLKEAKVWKELMVEEKEHMMMSKKDMDEDQLQWWKDYKEDIAERKGMFRGAPSTFRGDTPMSSCGDGGVDDSTGAYGDA is encoded by the exons ATGGCAACCCCATCCTCGTTCATGGACCTCCTCCAAAACGCGGAGGTGGACCTCAGGGCTCCGCCTCTAGAACCCTTTAGGGTTGGTGACGACTTGGAGGAAGATGAGGAGGATGAAggggatgacgaggaggaggtggccgaGATAGGGGAGGAGGCATTCACCGCCGCTTCCCGCCCACACGCGCGGTCGACAAACTACACCGAGGCGGAAGATATCCTCTTGGTTCGTGCTTGGGCAGCTGTGGGGATGGATGCAAGCACCGACACCGATCAAACCGGTAAACGGTATTGGCAAAGGATAGAGGACAACTATTGTAGGATCAAGCCGAAGAATAGTGGGTTCATCTCTCGCACTTACCGGTCGCTTCAAGGCCGGTGGGAGTTGATGAAGCCCGCTTGTGCTCGTTGGAGTGCGGCCATGGACCAAGTGAGGGATGCACCACCTAGTGGAACCGTGGAGAGTGACTAT GAGACAATTGCCGGCATGAGGTACAAGGAGATGGCCGCTTCCAAGGGCAAGCCATTCCCATTTAAGCATGTTTGGGCAATTCTTCAAACCTTTGACAAGTGGAAGTTGAGGGATCAAGAGACCGCACCCAAGAAGTCGGCAATGCTTAGGATGGATGATAgtgaagatgaggaggagaggaACTTGGGCAAGCCCGAGGGAACCAAGAAGGGCAAGCTAAGG CTTCTTATCACCGAGAAGAAGAAAGAGGTCAAGCTTGCACAAGTTGAAGCAAAGCGTGAAGAAGCAAAGCGCAAGGCCGACTTGGAGGAGAGGATGATCAAGCTCAAAGAGGCAAAGGTATGGAAAGAACTCATGGTGGAAGAGAAGGAGCACATGATGATGTCCAAGAAGGACATGGATGAAGACCAATTGCAATGGTGGAAGGACTACAAGGAGGACATCGCGGAGAGGAAGGGGATGTTCCGTGGTGCGCCCTCTACTTTTCGAGGTGACACTCCGATGAGTAGTTGTGGCGATGGCGGTGTGGACGACTCCACCGGCGCCTATGGAGATGCTTGA